Sequence from the Pararhizobium gei genome:
CAGGCTTGCGAACTTTCGTTCAGCTTTCCATCGGCCAGCATCTTGGCAATCGCATCATTGATCGCCTGTTTGAGACGATCCTCGCCCTTGTTCAGCGCCAGATGCGATGGCGATGTCAGGAGCTGAAATTTCTGCTCGGGCTTCAGATCGACCTGCCGGGCCAGAACCTGCGCACCGACATCATTGCCGACGACCATCAGGTCCGTCTGCCCGGAAATAAAGGCCTGGATGACGGAATTATAGTTGTCGAACCGCTTGATGTCGGCGTCCTTGGGGGCTGCTTCCGTCAGCGACGTGTCTTCCAGGGTGCCGCGATTGACAGCAATGCTCTTGCCGGAAAGATCCGCCTTGTCCTTTACCTCCATGGCAGCCGGGCCGATGACGGCGATGTAATAGGGCGCATAGGCGGCGGCGAAATCAATGACCTCTGCCCGCTCCTTGCTGTAGCCGACGCTGACAAGCACATCGACACGTTTTTCCGTAAGGTAGGGAATACGGTTCTGTCCGGTCACCGGCACCGGAACCAGCTTCACCTTCAGGCTGTCGGCAATATACTGCGCCACGTCGATGTCATAGCCCTTCAGGCTCATATCGGCGCTAGCCGAGGAAAAGGGCGGGAAATCAGCAAAGACGCCAACGTTGAGCACGCCTGCCTTGGTGATGTCGTCGATGGCATCGGCATGGGCGGCTGATGCGAAGCCGAGGGCTGCGCCAAGCATCAAAAGTCCCGTTAGATGCGATTTGAATGTCGAGAGTCTGGCCATATTTATTCCCCTTGTTGGTTTTTGTTTGAAATCGATAAATGTATTTTTGCGGCAACCGCCCCTAATCCTAGCCCCGCTCCCCCTGCACGAACGGACTGAAGACCATCAGGCTCAGGATCTCGAAGAGCACCTGCGCGCAGGCATGGGCCGTATTCGTCGTCGCATCATATTGCGGCGCCACCTCGACGACGTCGCCGCCGACGAGATTGATGCCCTTGAGACCGCGGATCAACTCCAACACCTCACGGGTCGTCAAGCCGCCGACCTCCGGCGTTCCGGTGCCGGGCGCAAAGCTCGGATCGACACTGTCGATGTCGAAGGACAGGTAGGTCGGGCCGTCGCCGACGATTGCCCTCGCCTTCTCAATGATCGCCGGCATGCCCATGCCTGTGACATCCTCGGCATGGATCACCGTCATGCCGCTCTCATAGGAGAATTCCCACAGATATTCCGCCGAGCCGCGAATGCCGATCTGCACGGTGCGCGTCGGATCGAGAACGCCGTCGAGCACCGCGTTGCGGAACGGTCCGCCATGGTGGAATTTCGTCTGATCGAAGGCGCCGCCGGTGTCGCAATGGGCGTCGATATGGATCATCCCGACCGGCCGGGTCTTGCCGACGGCTTTCAGGATGGGATGGCTGATCGAATGATCGCCGCCGACCGAAAGCGGCACGACGCCGGCATCAACGATCTGGTTGATGCGTTTTTCGATATCGTCATGGTTGAGTTCAAGCCGGTAGCGGCTCTGGAACGGCACGTCGCCGATATCGGCCACGCGCAGATCATGGACCGGGGCGCAACCGAGAACGTGATTGTAGGGACCGATGCGCTCGATGGTGCGCAAGGCTCGCGGCCCGAAGCGGGCGCCTGGGCGGTTGGTGACGCCGAGATCCATCGGCACGCCGATGATGGCGACCTGGAGATTGCCGAAATCCGGCTCCAGCGCGTCCACAGGCATGTGGGGTGCACTTAGAAATGTCGGAACCCCGGCATAGGGCGCAAGGCGCGTGCCGCTTTTCGAAAAGATCTTGTCCGCAACCTTGCGGAAGGCAGGATCGAACAGCTCGCCGCCATGGGCATTGCCGTATTTCGCTTTCAGATCGTTGAGCTTTCCGTCGTCCCACACCATATCCGTCGCCTCCGATGGAACCTTGGGAGACCTGCGGGATCGGTCCTAGACCGGCGCAACCGATGCGGCAATCCGAAATAGCGCCACCACGCCAGTTCGGCGCCGCGTCGTTCCTGCATGTTCCCCAAGGCTTTTGCGCCTCTTGTCACACCATTAGGGAATAATTTGATTGGAAAATCAATTGACAATGTTATAGCTTTTGATGTGAGAAAAACTAACATTGAATACGACGCCCGGAGCCAGGTATCCTGATCAGCCGCCTTCCCCCCCTGAACCCGCTAAGGGCCTTCGAGGCGACTGCCAGACGCGGCTCGGTTTCGGCAGCGGCGCGTGAACTCAATGTCACGCATGGGGCGATCAGCCATCAGATACGAGCGCTGGAACTGTCCTTCAACGCCGCGCTTTTCGAGCGTGGAGGCAAAAGGTTGAAACTTACGCCGCAGGGCGCGCTGCTTTTGCCCGCGGTCACCCATGCTTTCGAAGGGATCGCGGCGGCCACCGCTGCCATGTTGCGGCCGACCACCAGCGGCGAATTGCACATTACCTGCGTGCCTGCGCTCCTGTCGTTCTGGATGATCCCGCGCCTTCATCAGTTTACCGGACAGTTTCCAGACGTGCGGCTCACGCTCGTTGCCTCGAACGATCCGGCGCATCTGTTTTCGAGCGGCGTGGACATCTGCCTGCTCTATGGAGACGGCAACTGGCCGGATTGCTGGGCCCGGCTCTGGAGCCACATCGACCTGTTTCCCGTCGTCAGCCCGACGCTTCTCAACATGCAGCCCCTGCGCTCCGTGCGGGATTTGCGTGATCATGTCATCCTGCATGGCGACGATGGCCGCGAATGGAACACATGGCTTGCCGCTGCGGATGGCCTGGACGTCCAGCGCGGCCGGCAGCACTTCATGAGCGATGCCCGCCTTTCAACCGAAGCGGCTCTGCACAATCAGGGCGTGGCGCTCGGCGATACGATCACCGCCGGAAGCCTGATCGCCAAGGGCGAGCTGATCGCTCCCTTCGACCTCACGGTGCCCGCCAACGACGCCTTCTACGTTGCCTGCCGCAATGAGGTGCGGGCGGCACCGATCGTCAAGGTTTTCATCGACTGGCTGTTTTCGGCGCTGGAGAGCGATCCCATGCCGGAACTCCAGACTTCGGCACGCACGATCATCCGCGCCCGCGCCCCGAAAGTCAGCGCACCCGAGCGGGTGGCGGTCAAAGACGGTTTCCAGCCGGTCTCGTCCCCCGCCAGGCGTCGGGAACCGGCGCCGAAACGTCGCAGCAAAGTTTAGGAACCACAGGAAGCCGCAATGCCGCATTTCAACCCGCTGATTGCCAGACTATCGCCGCCGCCGGTCCCCTCCGTTCTCGCCTGGGCGAAGGCCTATGACGGCGCGCGTGGCCCGCTGATCGATCTTAGCCAGGCGGTTCCGGGATATCCGCCCCATCCGGACATGCTGACCTGGCTTGGTGAAGCAGCCGCTTCCCCTGCCTATACGGGATACGGCCCGATCGAAGGCGAGAAAGTGCTGAGGGACGCCTACGCCGCCCAT
This genomic interval carries:
- a CDS encoding transporter substrate-binding domain-containing protein, giving the protein MARLSTFKSHLTGLLMLGAALGFASAAHADAIDDITKAGVLNVGVFADFPPFSSASADMSLKGYDIDVAQYIADSLKVKLVPVPVTGQNRIPYLTEKRVDVLVSVGYSKERAEVIDFAAAYAPYYIAVIGPAAMEVKDKADLSGKSIAVNRGTLEDTSLTEAAPKDADIKRFDNYNSVIQAFISGQTDLMVVGNDVGAQVLARQVDLKPEQKFQLLTSPSHLALNKGEDRLKQAINDAIAKMLADGKLNESSQAWLKTPLNPENLKD
- the speB gene encoding agmatinase, with the translated sequence MVWDDGKLNDLKAKYGNAHGGELFDPAFRKVADKIFSKSGTRLAPYAGVPTFLSAPHMPVDALEPDFGNLQVAIIGVPMDLGVTNRPGARFGPRALRTIERIGPYNHVLGCAPVHDLRVADIGDVPFQSRYRLELNHDDIEKRINQIVDAGVVPLSVGGDHSISHPILKAVGKTRPVGMIHIDAHCDTGGAFDQTKFHHGGPFRNAVLDGVLDPTRTVQIGIRGSAEYLWEFSYESGMTVIHAEDVTGMGMPAIIEKARAIVGDGPTYLSFDIDSVDPSFAPGTGTPEVGGLTTREVLELIRGLKGINLVGGDVVEVAPQYDATTNTAHACAQVLFEILSLMVFSPFVQGERG
- a CDS encoding LysR substrate-binding domain-containing protein encodes the protein MISRLPPLNPLRAFEATARRGSVSAAARELNVTHGAISHQIRALELSFNAALFERGGKRLKLTPQGALLLPAVTHAFEGIAAATAAMLRPTTSGELHITCVPALLSFWMIPRLHQFTGQFPDVRLTLVASNDPAHLFSSGVDICLLYGDGNWPDCWARLWSHIDLFPVVSPTLLNMQPLRSVRDLRDHVILHGDDGREWNTWLAAADGLDVQRGRQHFMSDARLSTEAALHNQGVALGDTITAGSLIAKGELIAPFDLTVPANDAFYVACRNEVRAAPIVKVFIDWLFSALESDPMPELQTSARTIIRARAPKVSAPERVAVKDGFQPVSSPARRREPAPKRRSKV